In the genome of Chiroxiphia lanceolata isolate bChiLan1 chromosome 5, bChiLan1.pri, whole genome shotgun sequence, the window caaatCTGATGAAAAGGCTGGGAGgaatgtcctgtgaggagcagctgagaacTCTGGttttgtctagtttggagaaaagaaggctgaagggtgacctcattgctctctgcagcttcctgagcaggggaagtggagagggagaTGCTGAGCTTTTCTCTTGGTATTCAGTGGTAAGACTcatgggaatggttcaaagctgtgCCAGAAGAGGTTCAGACTcgacattaggaagcatttctttaccacgtgggtggtcaaacactggaacaggcttcctagagagggTGTCGTATGCTCCAAGCCTGTCAGTATGTAAGAAGTATTGAGACAATTGTTTTAATAACGTTCTTTAACTTTTGGGAGCCCTGAAGCCATCAGgtagttggactagatgattgtTGTAGGACCCTTTTacctgaaatattaaataaggaGATCTTGGAAGTGTGTCAAGATTCTGTGTGGaaagacagtatttttcagcttttgtgaGATTACAGTTTGTCATCTCTTATGCAAAAGGCTGCAGGGACTTCACAATATTCTGTCAGCCTTGCAATTTTTAGGTGCAGTGAATCACCTCTATGTCCCTTATCAGTGAAATAATTGCATAGATTTTTGCATTACATTCACATGATTTATCAACACATAGCATACAAATATTCAGCACTGAACAAAATGATGGCTCAGCACTAATGGGGGTGGTAACATCATGTTTTACAAGATACCAGATTTTACTGCattcccaaagcaaaaaaaaagttactgattTAATGCTGGGGAGAAGAAATGCACAATATATTAGACACATGTATATCTTTATTTCATAATCTTATGTTGCTTTTCAGGTACATTCCTTCTGTTTCCTGCTTctcctttatttatttcattataaattaCTACTGTAATTTATACTGtaatttttactgtattatttaaaataataaataacttgaattattatttcagtgatCCTGTCATAACAATTTTTGCAAGGACTTGTGACATTTGTGTTTAGTATGGTTAAAGTGAAATTAAGAAACAGATAGTAAgttaaatcttaatttttaataagttCTGATGATCAATAGATCACTGTACATCCAGTCTGTCTTTAAACTGAGTTAATGTAAAAACTAATAGCCCTATCCTTCCCTTTAAAAAGAGACcccttttattatttatgaaagTCATTGAGATGTCTCTACAAAGTATTTAACAccatataaacaaacaaatgtgtATTTCAAATGCTTTATCTTTGGAATTCATGGTATAAAAAATATAGTGAGAGGCTGCTTAGCAAAGACCAGGGCTGGATTCTACTCactgtatttatgtattttattaacagAGGTACCTATGATATTTATGTAAAATGCGATGGTGTTGGGAGGTGTGTTGGAACCTATGATAACCGAGGATGTTTTGGTGAGTTGGCCTTAATGTACAATACACCCAGAGCAGCTACAATTATAGCTACCTCTCCTGGTGCCATCTGGGGTTTGGTAAGTGGAATACTTGTTttaagctattttaaaaaaaactattttatataaattgcACTGGCATGCTAttatcagcatttaaaaaaattataatttcagaAAGTTTAATTCTAAAAATTCTGAGAACTCCCAACAcaatgctgggtttttttcagaatctgCAGATGCAAATCTGAGGCTtaagaaaacactgattttttttttttttaaattttattttaattataattacCCAATTTGCAATTgcatataattttctttttcccccacatCTTGATTGGAAACACCTTTGGTTCCAGAGTAAAGTTCCCAGTATGAGGTTATACTACCTGGATCTTTGACAACAGTAATAGAATTTACCTAAAGAGTATAACTGCAATGGCCATCTTCTTCAAGATATGCATACCAATCTAATGACTGATCCCAAGATTACATTTTGCCATTGAAGTGAAACATGGTTTTCCACCAGCTTAATCCATGTGACTTCTGGGATTTTATAAGGGCACTGtgagaatggctttaaattggATTGGGTTGCATTGACCAGTAAGTCCCACCTGTATCAGTGAAGGCTTGCAGTGCATTTCCCCTCTGTCACCAGGATACAGTCATATGAAgtcaagagaagaaaacagcattcaTGTAGTTTTTGCATCTGTCTGGTTCACTTGCATGGCCAAATACTAAGGAATGTCCAGTTGGCTGTTTAGGGCAGCAGCGAATCTTGTTCTGCTGAAATAGCAGAAAGTGGACTGTGACCCAAGACCCAGACCCAcgtattttggttttgtttatataataatataaaatccTAATGGGGTACATATCAATATGTGCGGGACCTCAGGATAATGAATAAACTTTGTAAATGAAACGTTTAAATATTGAAGATTTCTTAAATTGCACACTAAGTGTTTGCAGTTTAATGTAAACTCTCTACCCTCTGTATGTGAACTTAGCATGTACTCTCTGTCAAAGGGCAGAGATTTTCGTAACATAGATCAGGAGCTTAACTTTAGGAGCTCTTGATTGACCTCTAGAGGAATCTTTTGCAACTGACTGTAGGGAGAGACTGGCCAGCTAGTCTGACGGCTATATTGAGTGACTAAAATGGGGTAATTTGAACATATTCAGCCATTTCTAAAGTATTTTCTAGCACACacatattttctgttaataaactctctttttctctttgtgttttcagGACAGGGTAACATTCCGAAGAAtcattgtaaaaaataatgccaaaaagagaagaatgtaTGAAAGTTTTATTGAGTCATTGCCATTCCTTAAATCTTTAGAAGTAAGATTTCTATCGAATTATTTTAATGGCTGTATCAGAGATGTCTGATAAGATTCTGGTTTTCAAGAGTTTAAATTTGGAATTCAAAGTTTCTCCACTATAAAAGTTTGCatacttttggggttttttaaattttggataAAGAATTATTGTTaatattgtatttaaaaataatttttgaagagTTGGAATATATAGACCTCTTACAAAAATGGAAGTTCTATCAAAATACCTGACTATTAAAACTGTAATATACACTCTGGAACATTGTTCtgcagttctttttttaatggttatcaaaacaggaaaatcaagATACACTATTCTATGCAAAGAtccatgaaaagaaatatgaaagtgttttctaaatatatagTATAATAATGTTAACtaaatatttctacattttctctttttaaatgaagatgtCTGAGCGTTTAAAAGTGGTTGATGTGATTGGTACCAAAGTGTACAAAGATGGAGAACAAATCATTGCTCAGGTACAGTTTATTTCTagttttagtttttcttttccaatagGTAACAGTAATCATGTTATCTATAGACAATGCATACTTCTAAACTATATTTTTTCTCACCTAAACAAAACCAATGAATCTTGTATCTAAGAGAGgtgattattttgtttcaaaagctAACTTTTCACTTACAGTACTTTGAAAAACAGCCCTCTTTGCTGGTATAGTAAAGGAGTCAACAACACTTTTAGTATACTTAGAAACTCAAATTACATAAACATGTTTCCAGTGAGGAACTCTGAGGACTTAACttgtttttattgttaaaatacGGtagtattttgaaaaagaatgcAGAAATAAACTCTTCAGAATGGGCAACTGAGATTGTCTTCCCCCAGATGAATACTGGATATCAAATAGCCCTTGGAGGCTTTTTATACTGGAAACTCAGtaagtgaaataatttcaaagaaatacagaagtgAAGAAACAGTAGTAAGGATCCTAAAAATCTTCCATAACATTGGGTTTCTGGTTTTTGTGTAAGGCACAATTGGCTGTGTCATTCCATGAAAAGTCCTTGCTGGCAGTTCCATATAGATGTTTTGATTATGTGCCTAGAGTAtggttttcaaattaaaagtgatttcttttgcaACAGGTATCAGAAAGATGAGCTTCAAGGCACTGgttgcaaatattttagtgtTAATGAAACTAAAAGGGAAACTATATTTCCTTTACtcactttattttttgtcttgcaCAGGGTGACTTGGCTGATTCTTTCTTCATTGTAGAATCTGGAGAAGTAAGGATTATAATGACAAGGAAGGTAAACATCCCGAAAacactgaacttttttttttttttaaatattgatttgttGTAAGTGTTAGATGGTGATGCTACCATTGTCACTAACTTCACTTATTCAATCCTGAGTTCAGCAAGTCTTTCCCTCATActcataattttctttctttttttacgTGATATTTCAGGGTAAACAAGATCTAGAAGAGAATGGAGCAGTTGAAATAGCTCGATGCTCAAGAGGACAATATTTTGGAGAACTTGCTCTTGTAACTAACAAACCACGAGCTGCGTCTGCATTTGCTCTTGGCACTGTCAAATGTTTAGGTATTGTTCACTAATATTTTATATCTAATATAAAATGATAGATAATctatttggttggttttatttgtatttatctgTCTTTCTCCAGAATATAAGATTTAATAACATTTACCTAGATAAGGCTGTTTAAGTACATCAGCTATTGCTGTGCATTCCTATTTATGTTATTTAGTTGCACAAATTATTTGCAATTGATAAATACTATTAAACACAAATTCTCCAACATTTCTCTTAttgcacagaattaaaaattgtgCATAGTATTGCTGCAAACCATTTATAACTATCAGAATAATGTCTAATAGTCTGCAGAAAGCTAAAGTACTTCTTTTCTCAGTAGACTGACTCATCTAAGAAATAACTCTTAAAAGTCCTATCCCATTTTATCACCATGATTTAAGCTCTTAACAAACTCTTTGTCTTCACCAGCTGTTAGTTTAATCATTCCATCACACTGTAGTCTCAAGCACAGGAAAAGTGAAGACTATAGGAGTTGTGCTCCTAGACAACCCTTTGCATACATTGCTTTTCAGGGTCTGATGTTTAGCTCCTAATTATCTTTTTCTAATTATACAGTAGTAtctgttttgttctcatttaaaattttacattgGAATGTCATAAATATCAGGGTTAGTGTCTGTAACTGATGAGCACATCAtattctttctctccctttttatCTTAGTTATGGACGTGCAGGCATTTGAAAGGCTTTTGGGACCTTGTATGGaaattctgaaaagaaacattgcAAACTATGAAGAGCAGCTAGTTGCTCTGTTTGGAACAAACATGGACATTGCCGATACCAGTGCATGAACTAAACAGTGGAGCAACAAGATCTGTTATGAGAATATAGCACAGTAGTGGTTAGTCCACTGAGAAATTGTCTCTCTTCCTATAGATGCCaagcattttctgtgattttgagagtgggtttggggttttttgatttggtttgattttggttgggggtttttttgtttgtttgtttttgttttgttctggtttttttacttattaCAGTGGGAATACTAGTAAACAAAATAGCAATTCATTAAATTGTggacttgatttttaaaagtgcttaGAGTTGATGGTTCCACCTGCTATTAGGACGACATGTATTAGCACAGCACCTTTGGAAATCAAATCCTTTAACACAGCATTTCCATAAAGaatagatttaaaaagaaaaacctcacaTGCGATGAACTTGTTAAACCAGCTTCTGTTCTTCAAAAACGTTACAACTTTTCTGGAAAGACTGTTAGTTTGAATGTGATATGTTGAAAGTATTAGTGCACACAAAGTGTTTATATGTATTAATACAGAAGATATACGGTAGATATTACTTTCTATTACAATTGTCATGATTTTATGTTGCATTTATCACAGATGTAGTGAATCACAAGATTAATCGTAAGATAAAGCATGACAACGCGTTTTGTGTAACGCTCATGAcccaaatctgatttttaacattttgtaaTTCGTTTTAAAGTCCTCTTTGTTTAATATGTCATGTTTCAGCACGACATTGTAATATCTTATGCAATTTAGAGGACTTGTGTATCTTTGcaataaactgcattttttattaGTTATACGCATTCTGTACATGAGTGAGGACAGCTGACAAATTAACCTTAATGCTTTCAAAGCAAAGGCATGGGTCATTGTCATGTTCTACCTAATCATACATAACCTatattgttttccttctcccttgttttatatttatgcattttGTCTTCTCTATCTATGCTTGTTCTCTAGTTAATTGTTTTTTAGATCTCACCTTTTTTATGTTAAATCTTTTACCTGTTTCATATGAAATGTTCGCTATATATCTCTCTTCTTGCAGTCTAATCTTAGCTATCAAAGATCAGAATCAATTACTGAAGTGATTGATATTGAAAGCCATGCTAAACTAAGCTTGTCCTTGAAAATCCTTATCAGGAAGTGTAAAAGTattcttaatttaaaagatCAGTACTTCCAAAGCTTTGCACACATTTATTATTGTTAAACCTAACATGTCTTGCTTTCAAAAACGTGTAGGTCATCATGAAGTAATGTCTTCATCCATAATAGCATGGGATACCTTCTAAGACTGAGGAGAGGGAATATCATCTTAATTAGGAGCACAGGGCTCATTGCTTACAAGGGTCTGTGACTGGAAATTTCAGGCACAGCCCAATTTTAATACTGCTTACTGACCTGTCTGTTGATGTACATGGAAAACTCGTGCACATACTGGCAACGGGCAGTAGTTCTGCCAAAATAACACTGCAAGAGTTGGTGGAAGGCTGCTTATGCCCTGTTTCAAACACCTGAATTATAACATCTTTCCTTCTTAGATAATGACTTTTCTAATGCCATACATTTGTGTATGTTGATGCAATCATTACCCTACAGTTAGTGATATGTTCTGACAATTTATATAATCATACCTGTATATGAAATTATgattatataataatataccATTTATATCATGCAGTATGGTATAAATTATAAGTCAGATTCGTAAAAAAGTACAATCTGAGCAAAATTTAccaatgtaattttttttttacctagaAACCTGGTGTGAATAATTGCACATATGATAACTTGCCTTTGTACTTTTgatttatggaaaaaaagagaagcctGTTAAACTAGAAGGAAATGTCAGGTAACCAAAATCTACACTCTTGTCATTCTGTATGCTTAACCTCTAAAAGCTACCTATATTTTGCACTGGCTTGATGTGACTAAGAAAAATGCTAGAAATTACTTGTACGGCAGTAAACTACAATCAAGGCCATAAATGCCAGTCATGATATTTTCAATATTGTTGGTTATATTTAAAGTTTCCTTACAATAAACAAcacttttatatataaaaatctatGTTTATTGATATTGTTGTCTTTTAATTCCATTGTCATAAAGTTACAAGTGACctatttatattcatttattaaaaaaattcataattCTTAACACTTTCATGTTGATTTTCGTAAATGACATTATGCAGATGCTCTGTCTACTCAGAAGAGACAACATCTTCGTGTGGTAATTGTCATAAATACTTTGTATTTGATGATTTGCTCAGTAGTTTATAGCTGGGAAAAAGCTGTGGAGTGACTTTGGATTTTCCGAGTCCCAAAGTACAACTTCATGTTGCAGCAGTTTTATGGTGTTGCTCTTGGCACTGGATGGTTTCTGGAATTTTCTTTGTCGGTGAATTCAGGGGGTCTTAACCGACAGTAATAAATTGTCAGTTTTTAAGTTTCATCCAAATCATTATATCGTTCATCAGTCAGCACTTGGGATCTCTCCTGGATCTGTTCATATGTACACTTCAAACATGCCAGTCTTCATGTCATAAATGTGGTGAGTGTTCATCCTAAGAAGGAAATCATACCAAgtcactgttttttttaaagacctttCAAGAAAAGGTAGAtaattctaataattttaaacaatacTATGTCAGGTTTACCTTATGAGACTATCTGTGTTAGTGCTTTGGTCATTAAAGATTTTTATCCTTGATTTGTCCTTGTTTGTGGCCAGGTAACTAAAGGAATGGTACTTTGGCAATTACTTGGCACGTATGTGTTGGTttgtctctctcctttctccccaaCCTTAACAGTGATTTATAATTCTGCACatgatttaaattaatttcacagaTAGTTAAGTtctaaataggaaaaaaaaaagggggggaaagcTCCAATTACTTTGTTGAAAATATGCCCCACTGAGTGAGGAGAGAAAAGCCTGAGAGGAATCCTGTAGGAGAGGCATTCATGGCTCACATGTTACTAAGAGAAAGAGAATCCACATGGCAGCAAGTGTTTGTTTACAAATGCTTTAATCAGGGGGAAAAGAATTTGACCACAGCCCTGCAGTCAATCACAAGACACAAACCCTGAGGAAAGCAAGCTTCCTTGGTCCTAGTGCTGATGCCATcactttttaaatgtcaaatgACATTGTGCTCCATGAGATTTAATTCAAAGTCATCTGAAATAAACAGTTCTGAAATCATTCCCTTCTGGATCTCCTGTATGAGATCCAGAAGTGACCAGTCGTGGAAGTCTTGAGGCAAACCTCTGAAGAGCGTTGTGAAACCATTTACTACCTAAACCACTGTCACTCCATCTTCTTCCCTCATGTTGTCTTTTTTATTCAGTAAAGAGTATTCTGGTCCTTGCTGAAATGGTGTGTTTGGTTttagtggtttgggtttgttttgcttgaaaTGTTTGGTGCTTTAAGCTTTCTGTAAGGTGACTCTGGGATAGTTATGTCATGATTGTGCCATTTTGTAGTTCGTGACACACTTGCCATGGCAAACATTATTGTTTATTCAATATCAAGAGTTCCCAGATGTGCAAAATCAGTATCTGCTGGTCATCCTCCACAGAACTTTTATTCAGATGCTTACTGCATCTGATAGCTTTTGCTGAAcaaagtgctttgctgaaagTC includes:
- the PRKAR2B gene encoding cAMP-dependent protein kinase type II-beta regulatory subunit is translated as MSISIPAGLTELLQGFTVEVLRSQPGDLLEFALQYFGRLKEEAAAAKAAAEKEPSGRKAGTGHDRGSQRRAPPDARGVNFAEEPMQTDSESGEDEQPPPPPPPQQFPAPAINRFTRRASVCAEAYNPDEEEDDAESRIIHPKTDDQRNRLQEACKDILLFKNLDPEQMSQVLDAMFEKLVEGGEHVIDQGDDGDNFYVIDRGTYDIYVKCDGVGRCVGTYDNRGCFGELALMYNTPRAATIIATSPGAIWGLDRVTFRRIIVKNNAKKRRMYESFIESLPFLKSLEMSERLKVVDVIGTKVYKDGEQIIAQGDLADSFFIVESGEVRIIMTRKGKQDLEENGAVEIARCSRGQYFGELALVTNKPRAASAFALGTVKCLVMDVQAFERLLGPCMEILKRNIANYEEQLVALFGTNMDIADTSA